In the Acidobacteriota bacterium genome, CGTCGGTGACCATCAAGGGCTGGCTGCACAACCGGCGGTCGAGCGGCAAGATTCACTTCCTCGTCCTCCGCGACGGCACCGGCTTCTTGCAGGTCGTCATGGGCAAGAAGGACGTGGACGAGGCGACGTTTGCCAAGGCCGATCACCTGAGCCAGGAGAGCGCCATCATCGTCACCGGCACCGTGCGCGCCGACGAGCGCGCGGCCGGCGGCTACGAGCTGATCGCCAGCGGGCTCGAGGTGGTGAACGAGGCGCACGACTACCCCATCACGCCGAAGGAACACGGCGTCGACTACCTGATGGATCGCCGGCACCTGTGGATCCGCGCCGAGCGCCAGACGGCGATCCTGCGCGTGCGCCACGAGATCATCAATGCCGTCCGCGATTTCTTCAACGACCAGGGCTTCATCCTCGCCGACACGCCGATCTTCACGCCCGCGGCGTGCGAGGGCACGACGACGCTGTTTCCGGTGGAGTATTTCGAGCACGAGAAGGCCTACCTGACGCAGAGCGGACAGCTCTACAACGAAGCCAACGCCATGGCGCTCGGCAAGGTCTACGCCTTCGGCCCGACGTTCCGCGCCGAGAAGAGCAAGACCCGCCGTCACCTCACCGAGTTCTGGATGGTCGAGCCCGAGATGGCCTACGCCGACCTGAACGACGTGATCACGCTCGCCGAAGGGCTGATCACTTCGGTCGTCGCGCGCGTGCTGGATCGCCGGCAGAAAGAACTGAAGACGCTCGAGCGCAACACCAGCAAGCTCGAAGCGGTGAAGGCGCCGTTCCCGCGGCTGCATTACGACGAGGCCGCCAAGATCCTGCTCGATCAGGGCCTGCCCTTCGTCAAGGGCGGCGACCTGGGCGGCACCGACGAGACCGTGTTGTCGGAGCAGTTCGATCGCCCGGTGTGCGTGACGCACTACCCCGCCGCGATCAAGGCGTTCTACATGAAGCCGGATCCGAACGAGATGGACAAGGCGCTGTGCGTGGACGTGCTGGCGCCGGAAGGTTACGGCGAGATCATCGGCGGCGGCCAGCGGCTCGACGACCTGGATCTCCTGCTGCAGCGCATCAAGGATCACGAACTACCGCAGGAGGCGTTCGAGTGGTACCTCGACCTGCGCCGCTACGGTTCGGTGCCGCACGGCGGTTTCGGCATGGGCATCGAGCGCTGCGTCAGCTGGATCTGCGGCCTGGAGCACGTCCGCGAGACTATTCCCTACCCGCGGATGCTCTACCGGATCTACCCATAAGACAGGAGTTAAGGAGTTTAGGAGCCATTTGGTCCTGATCTCTTGATCTCCTGTTAGACTGGGTAGTTGGCAATGAAGATAGGGTTCGTCTCCTTGGGGTGCCCCAAGAATCTCGTCGACTCCGAGGTCATGCTCGGCATGGCCGAGAAGGAGGGGCACGAGATCACCGCCGACGCGTCGCAGGCCGACGTGCTGGTGGTGAACACCTGCGCTTTCATCGATCGCGCGAAGCAGGAATCGATCGATACCATCCTCGAG is a window encoding:
- the asnS gene encoding asparagine--tRNA ligase translates to MNQTYINEIGEHVGASVTIKGWLHNRRSSGKIHFLVLRDGTGFLQVVMGKKDVDEATFAKADHLSQESAIIVTGTVRADERAAGGYELIASGLEVVNEAHDYPITPKEHGVDYLMDRRHLWIRAERQTAILRVRHEIINAVRDFFNDQGFILADTPIFTPAACEGTTTLFPVEYFEHEKAYLTQSGQLYNEANAMALGKVYAFGPTFRAEKSKTRRHLTEFWMVEPEMAYADLNDVITLAEGLITSVVARVLDRRQKELKTLERNTSKLEAVKAPFPRLHYDEAAKILLDQGLPFVKGGDLGGTDETVLSEQFDRPVCVTHYPAAIKAFYMKPDPNEMDKALCVDVLAPEGYGEIIGGGQRLDDLDLLLQRIKDHELPQEAFEWYLDLRRYGSVPHGGFGMGIERCVSWICGLEHVRETIPYPRMLYRIYP